The Dioscorea cayenensis subsp. rotundata cultivar TDr96_F1 chromosome 7, TDr96_F1_v2_PseudoChromosome.rev07_lg8_w22 25.fasta, whole genome shotgun sequence genome includes a region encoding these proteins:
- the LOC120265206 gene encoding uncharacterized protein LOC120265206: MVILSEGSLALLQNWPPRKQKDPGSFTISCNISDFVDEKSLENLGASINVIPYTMFRKLGLFNLKPTRMTLQLVGHSIRHPRGIVEDVLFKVDKFIFLVDFVILDVDEEVIFSSIDVSNGKMTLRVGDEEVIFSLSDAMKHPSTFDNTCYFLDGTYSLVDECVQEMMHEESFEESLEDPHVEDAIPLLTSTVVDETM, encoded by the coding sequence ATGGTGATATTGAGTGAAGGGAGTTTAGCGTTGCTTCAAAACTGGCCACCGAGGAAGCAAAAAGATCCAGGGAGTTTTACTATTTCTTGCAACATTAgtgattttgttgatgaaaaatCCCTAGAAAATTTAGGAGCTAGCATTAATGTAATTCCCTACACCATGTTTAGGAAATTGGGGCTATTTAACCTTAAACCAACTAGGATGACATTGCAACTAGTGGGCCACTCAATTAGACATCCTAGGGGAATCGTAGAAGACGTTTTGTTCAAGGTTGACAAGTTCATTTTCCTGGTAGATTTTGTAATTCTAGATGTAGATGAGGAAGTTATTTTCTCATCTATTGATGTTAGCAATGGTAAAATGACACTTAGggttggggatgaggaagtTATTTTCTCTTTATCAGATGCAATGAAACACCCTTCTACTTTCGATAACACTTGTTATTTTCTGGATGGAACTTACTCACTTGTTGATGAAtgtgtgcaggaaatgatgcaCGAGGAGTCTTTTGAGGAGTCATTGGAAGATCCTCATGTTGAAGATGCCATCCCATTGCTTACATCTACCGTTGTTGATGAAACCATGTGA